In one window of Burkholderia cenocepacia DNA:
- the uraD gene encoding 2-oxo-4-hydroxy-4-carboxy-5-ureidoimidazoline decarboxylase, whose translation MKAMRYTLEQLNTMAPSAFVAALSGIFEHSPWVAEVAAGQRPFASIDALHQTMSNAVETGGEARQLALINAHPELAGKAAVRGELTAESTREQSGAGLDQCTHEEFDKLLTLNRTYREKFGFPFILAVRGYDRHGIIANFESRVNHSRAEELRASLDQIYRIARFRLDDLIDA comes from the coding sequence ATGAAGGCGATGCGCTACACGTTGGAACAACTGAACACGATGGCGCCGAGCGCATTTGTCGCGGCGCTGTCGGGGATCTTCGAACATTCGCCGTGGGTGGCCGAGGTCGCCGCGGGCCAACGGCCGTTCGCGAGCATCGACGCGCTGCACCAGACGATGTCGAATGCGGTGGAAACCGGCGGCGAAGCGCGCCAGCTCGCACTGATCAACGCTCACCCGGAACTGGCCGGCAAGGCCGCCGTGCGCGGCGAGCTGACCGCCGAGTCGACCCGCGAGCAAAGCGGCGCGGGCCTCGACCAGTGCACGCACGAAGAGTTCGACAAGCTGCTGACGCTGAACCGCACGTATCGCGAGAAATTCGGCTTCCCGTTCATCCTCGCGGTGCGCGGCTATGACCGCCACGGCATCATCGCGAACTTCGAGTCGCGCGTGAATCATTCGCGCGCCGAGGAGCTGCGCGCGAGCCTCGACCAGATCTACCGGATCGCGCGCTTTCGCCTCGACGACCTGATCGACGCCTGA